ATAGCAGCGCTTATGTTTCGCTCGACACCGCGCGCTTCCTCGTGATGCGCGGCGATACCTGGCGGACATGGGACTTTTTCTGGATGCTCCACAATATGGATTATCTGAACCGGAAAAGTTTCAACCATCCGCTCATCATCTTCGTCGCGTTCGGGGCACTGTGGCTGTCGGGAACCGGATTCTACCTGCTGTTCAAAAGCTTCAGCCGCGCCGATTTTCGCTGGCTACGTCGCCGCCGCAAGCCTGTCGAGACCCGCGGCGCAGCATGACCCGTCAGCCCTCAGTCGTCGATCGAGAAGGCAGCCGACAATTCGAAGCGTGATCCGGGGTGCGTCAGCCAGGCATGTGAGACGAGGCGCGAATGGCTCCAGGTACGGCGCGTCATCCGTAGCACCGGCTCGCCGTTCGACAGCCCCAGCATGGTGTGCGTCCGCGCGTCTGGCATCTCCGCGCGGACGCGATGTTCAACCCGCTCCAAGGGCGCAGTGCGCGTCAGATACTCGTTCGGCGTCGTCTGGGTGAAGTCCATCTTTCCATAGTCGGGAGCGGCCGACGCGAGCACAAATCGCTCTTCGAGCTGGATTGGGAACTCGGCCTCATGATGCACGATGATCGAGTGGAACAATCTTGTCCCGACCGGAACTTCCAGAAGCGCCGCCGTGTCGGCGCTAGCCCGTATTTCGTTATTCTGTACGACGCGGGCACGATAAACATGCCCCCGCGCCCTTATTTCGTCAGCAATATTACGAATCTCGATCATCTGGCCGATCGGTTTCGGCTCGGCGACGAACGAACCGCTGCCGGCGCGGCGTACCAGAATACCCGCGGCTTGGAGTTCGCGAAGCGCCCGGTTTGCAGTCATGCGCGACACGTCGAACTGGT
This genomic interval from Sphingopyxis chilensis contains the following:
- the hutC gene encoding histidine utilization repressor encodes the protein MDSIARTPGSGSSFSKGSTTSRRSETDDKEARTGPRYAAIKQSICNAVRDGLLKPGDRVPSEAELVHQFDVSRMTANRALRELQAAGILVRRAGSGSFVAEPKPIGQMIEIRNIADEIRARGHVYRARVVQNNEIRASADTAALLEVPVGTRLFHSIIVHHEAEFPIQLEERFVLASAAPDYGKMDFTQTTPNEYLTRTAPLERVEHRVRAEMPDARTHTMLGLSNGEPVLRMTRRTWSHSRLVSHAWLTHPGSRFELSAAFSIDD